A single Marinobacter sp. es.042 DNA region contains:
- the ftsE gene encoding cell division ATP-binding protein FtsE: MIEFRQVTKRYDSDHTALRQVNFGLERGELAFLTGHSGAGKSTLLKLIMVMERPSAGEVVVGGQVLNRLPRRQIPYIRRHIGVVFQNHQLLFDRTVFDNVAMPLEVMGASPRDTGRRVRAALDKVGLLQKEKMNPMQLSGGEQQRVGIARAVVNKPPVLLADEPTGNLDPALSADIMNLFGQFSQVGVTVLIATHDIALINEMGRRTLKLDHGRLVAGGTPVLGGGVHGR, translated from the coding sequence ATGATTGAGTTTCGCCAGGTCACCAAGCGTTACGACAGTGATCACACCGCTCTGCGACAGGTCAACTTTGGCCTGGAGCGTGGCGAACTGGCGTTCCTGACCGGTCATTCCGGCGCCGGCAAAAGTACCTTGCTGAAGCTGATCATGGTGATGGAGCGCCCCAGTGCCGGTGAAGTGGTGGTTGGGGGGCAGGTTCTCAACCGTTTGCCCCGACGCCAGATTCCCTACATTCGTCGCCACATTGGCGTGGTCTTCCAGAACCACCAACTGTTGTTTGACCGCACGGTGTTCGACAACGTCGCCATGCCACTGGAAGTCATGGGCGCCTCCCCCAGAGATACGGGTCGCCGCGTGCGCGCGGCCCTGGACAAGGTGGGTTTGCTGCAGAAGGAAAAAATGAACCCGATGCAGCTCTCTGGCGGGGAGCAGCAGCGCGTGGGTATTGCCCGGGCGGTGGTGAACAAACCCCCGGTGCTGCTGGCGGATGAGCCCACGGGTAACCTGGACCCGGCTCTGTCTGCGGACATCATGAATCTGTTCGGGCAGTTCAGCCAGGTGGGTGTGACCGTGTTGATCGCAACCCACGACATCGCCCTGATCAACGAGATGGGGCGTCGAACGCTGAAACTGGATCATGGCCGTCTGGTGGCCGGCGGCACGCCAGTTCTCGGGGGAGGTGTCCATGGCCGCTGA
- the ftsX gene encoding permease-like cell division protein FtsX, producing MAADPRKKAQPTRGANQARAPWREQAESYFIHHRKVARDSANRLLHTPVASLMTWTVMGVALALPVALLLLLTSLQGVSAGWESSARVTAYIQLDVPLERARVLGNEISGDGRVAGVELVDRDQALAEFRASSGLEDALDYLEDNPLPHTLLITPEEGARSTEGVEGLVRFIEGMEGIERVQVDLGWLQRLNAMTDLLARAVWALAILLAAAVVLVIGNTVRLSIESRRDEILVAKLVGGTDSFVRRPFLYTGAWFGLGGGIVALILLQLSLWWLSGPIERLAGLYRSDFSLDGLHIDGALALIIVSMLLGWLGAWVAVKRHLDDMEPGDIAGGA from the coding sequence ATGGCCGCTGATCCCCGCAAGAAAGCACAGCCTACCCGCGGCGCCAACCAGGCTCGCGCGCCCTGGCGTGAGCAGGCAGAAAGTTATTTCATCCATCACCGCAAGGTCGCCAGGGACAGTGCCAACCGCCTTTTGCATACACCGGTGGCGAGTCTGATGACGTGGACGGTCATGGGGGTTGCCCTGGCGCTGCCAGTGGCATTGCTGTTGCTGCTGACCAGTCTTCAGGGAGTCAGCGCAGGCTGGGAGAGCAGCGCCCGGGTGACGGCCTATATCCAGTTGGATGTGCCTCTCGAACGAGCCCGAGTGCTGGGTAACGAAATTTCCGGAGACGGCCGGGTGGCAGGTGTTGAGCTGGTGGATCGCGACCAGGCGCTTGCGGAGTTCCGCGCTTCATCGGGCCTGGAAGATGCTCTGGACTATCTCGAGGATAACCCGCTGCCACATACCCTGCTGATTACCCCGGAAGAGGGCGCCCGGTCCACTGAGGGTGTTGAGGGGTTGGTGCGGTTTATCGAGGGCATGGAAGGCATAGAGCGGGTTCAGGTAGACCTGGGCTGGTTGCAGAGGCTGAACGCCATGACGGATCTGCTTGCCCGTGCTGTCTGGGCGTTGGCGATCCTGCTTGCGGCGGCGGTTGTGCTGGTGATCGGCAATACCGTACGGCTTTCAATCGAGAGCCGTCGCGACGAGATCCTGGTTGCGAAGCTGGTGGGCGGAACAGACAGCTTTGTTCGCAGGCCCTTTCTGTACACCGGCGCCTGGTTCGGGCTCGGTGGTGGGATTGTTGCCCTGATATTACTGCAATTGTCACTTTGGTGGCTCAGCGGGCCCATAGAGCGGCTGGCAGGCCTGTACAGGAGCGACTTTTCCCTGGATGGGCTGCACATTGATGGCGCCCTGGCGTTGATAATTGTTTCGATGCTGCTAGGCTGGCTAGGCGCTTGGGTGGCCGTGAAGCGTCATCTGGATGACATGGAGCCGGGTGATATTGCCGGAGGAGCATGA
- the rpoH gene encoding RNA polymerase sigma factor RpoH, translating into MGTSLQLVDRLVPGQNLESYIQAASRIPVLTVDEERELAERLHYEGDVEAARQLVMSHLRFVIHIARSYSGYGLAQADLIQEGNVGLMKAVKRFNPEYGVRLVSFAVHWIKAEIHEFILRNWRIVKVATTKAQRKLFFNLRSQKKKLAWLSHDELNAVAEDLGVEPRVVREMEGRLASQDTAFDGPQDDDDDNAYQAPAYYLEDARSNPATQLENADWSDDSNGRLMLALGQLDERSQDILRERWLSESKSTLHELADRYGVSAERIRQLEKNAMKKIRMQMSEVA; encoded by the coding sequence ATGGGTACGAGTTTACAACTGGTTGACAGACTGGTTCCGGGTCAGAATCTCGAGTCTTATATTCAGGCTGCGAGCCGCATCCCGGTACTCACAGTTGACGAAGAGCGGGAGCTGGCTGAACGGCTCCATTACGAGGGCGATGTGGAAGCCGCCCGTCAGCTGGTTATGTCCCACCTGCGCTTTGTGATTCACATTGCCCGGAGCTATTCCGGCTATGGCCTCGCTCAGGCGGATTTGATTCAGGAAGGCAACGTTGGCCTGATGAAGGCGGTCAAGCGCTTCAATCCGGAATACGGTGTGCGGCTGGTGTCTTTTGCGGTGCACTGGATCAAGGCAGAGATTCACGAGTTTATCCTGCGTAACTGGCGGATTGTTAAAGTGGCCACCACCAAGGCCCAGCGTAAGCTGTTCTTTAACCTTCGCAGCCAGAAGAAGAAGCTTGCGTGGCTCAGCCATGATGAGCTGAACGCTGTTGCCGAGGATCTGGGTGTCGAGCCCAGGGTTGTCCGCGAAATGGAAGGCCGGCTGGCGTCTCAGGATACCGCCTTTGACGGTCCTCAGGACGACGATGACGACAACGCCTATCAGGCGCCTGCGTACTACCTGGAAGACGCTCGCAGCAACCCGGCGACCCAGCTTGAGAACGCGGATTGGTCGGACGATTCCAATGGCCGGCTGATGCTGGCTCTGGGGCAACTGGATGAGCGCAGCCAGGATATTCTCCGGGAGCGCTGGTTGTCTGAAAGCAAGTCGACCCTGCACGAGCTGGCCGACAGGTACGGCGTCTCGGCCGAGCGTATCCGGCAGCTAGAGAAGAATGCGATGAAGAAGATTCGCATGCAGATGTCAGAGGTGGCCTGA
- a CDS encoding NAD(P)-dependent oxidoreductase, whose protein sequence is MTSTKPHIAFLGIGLMGTPMTRNLLNAGFPMTLWNRTPSKCEPFSSQATIAESPVEAVANADVVITMLENSDVVEQVLVAQGVIDALKPAALVIDMSSIQPSVARRHAELAAERGAGYVDAPVSGGTVGAAEARLSIMAGGSEADVDRARPVFEALGKCTRIGPVGSGQLAKLANQAIVGITIGAVSEALLLAAKGGADPAAVREALLGGFAGSRILELHGQRMIDREFAPGAPARIQLKDMRMILDEARAEGLTLPLAQQTHNEYLSLVANGHSDVDHSGLLLELEHLNGALLGSLGRGPKE, encoded by the coding sequence ATGACCTCGACTAAACCCCATATTGCATTTCTCGGCATCGGCCTGATGGGTACGCCCATGACCCGTAACCTCCTGAACGCGGGTTTTCCAATGACTCTGTGGAACCGCACGCCCAGTAAGTGCGAGCCGTTTTCCTCCCAGGCAACCATTGCCGAATCGCCAGTGGAGGCCGTGGCCAATGCGGATGTGGTGATCACCATGCTGGAGAACAGCGATGTGGTGGAGCAGGTGCTGGTCGCTCAGGGCGTGATTGATGCCCTGAAACCGGCGGCGCTGGTTATTGATATGAGCTCCATCCAGCCTTCTGTAGCCCGTCGCCATGCTGAGTTGGCCGCAGAGAGGGGCGCGGGCTATGTGGACGCGCCTGTGTCCGGGGGTACGGTGGGTGCGGCGGAAGCTCGCCTGAGTATCATGGCGGGTGGTTCGGAAGCGGATGTCGATCGTGCCCGGCCAGTGTTTGAGGCGCTCGGCAAGTGCACGCGCATCGGGCCCGTAGGCTCGGGGCAATTGGCGAAGCTGGCCAATCAGGCTATTGTTGGGATCACCATTGGTGCCGTGTCCGAGGCGCTGTTGCTTGCGGCGAAAGGTGGTGCCGATCCTGCGGCCGTGCGGGAGGCATTGCTGGGTGGGTTTGCCGGGAGCCGGATTCTGGAGCTCCATGGCCAGCGGATGATCGACCGGGAATTTGCACCTGGCGCGCCGGCGCGGATCCAGCTCAAGGACATGCGGATGATTCTGGATGAGGCTCGCGCGGAAGGGCTGACTCTGCCCCTGGCTCAGCAGACCCATAACGAATACCTGTCACTGGTGGCCAATGGCCACAGTGATGTCGACCACAGTGGCCTGTTGCTGGAGCTGGAGCATCTGAACGGTGCCCTGCTTGGCTCCCTTGGCCGCGGCCCGAAGGAGTAA
- the hyi gene encoding hydroxypyruvate isomerase: MPRFAANLSMLFTEVDFPERFAMARAAGFEGVEYLFPYAYPKERLGQMLSDNQLTQVLFNLPPGNWDAGERGIACLPDRVEEFQAGVDQAIDYAKALGCRQLNCLAGLKPANVADDIAWQTLVSNVAWAAGKLADEGITLCLEAINSRVDMPGFVLDTSGKVLALIEEIDADNVRLQYDLYHMQIMEGDLVRSMECLLPWIGHIQFADNPGRHEPGTGEINFSNVFAAIDAMGYDGWVSAEYRPTAATSDSLGWFPGKA; the protein is encoded by the coding sequence ATGCCCCGTTTTGCTGCCAATCTGTCCATGCTGTTCACGGAAGTGGACTTTCCCGAGCGCTTTGCCATGGCCCGGGCCGCGGGTTTTGAGGGCGTGGAATACCTGTTCCCCTATGCCTACCCCAAAGAGCGACTCGGCCAGATGCTGAGCGATAACCAGCTGACTCAGGTGCTGTTCAATCTGCCGCCCGGTAACTGGGACGCCGGTGAACGGGGCATCGCCTGCCTGCCGGACCGGGTTGAGGAGTTCCAGGCCGGCGTGGATCAGGCGATCGACTATGCCAAGGCCCTTGGCTGCCGGCAGCTGAACTGCCTTGCGGGGCTGAAGCCGGCGAACGTTGCCGATGACATTGCCTGGCAGACGCTGGTGAGTAATGTCGCCTGGGCAGCGGGCAAGCTGGCTGACGAGGGTATCACCCTGTGCCTGGAAGCCATTAACTCGCGCGTGGATATGCCGGGCTTCGTACTGGATACCTCCGGCAAGGTGCTCGCACTGATCGAGGAAATCGACGCCGACAACGTGCGCCTGCAGTACGACCTTTACCATATGCAAATCATGGAAGGGGATCTGGTGCGCTCCATGGAGTGTCTTTTGCCCTGGATCGGCCACATTCAGTTTGCGGACAACCCGGGGCGACACGAACCCGGCACGGGGGAGATTAACTTTTCGAATGTTTTTGCAGCCATCGATGCCATGGGATATGACGGCTGGGTAAGCGCGGAATACCGGCCTACAGCGGCAACCAGTGACAGTCTGGGCTGGTTTCCGGGGAAGGCCTGA
- a CDS encoding response regulator transcription factor — protein sequence MKALVIEDDQDVANYLVKGLKESDFVVDHAADGKEGMMMAASEDYDIMIVDRMLPGMDGLSIIKTVRATGNQVPVLILSALGDVDDRVEGLRGGGDDYLTKPFSFTELLARIESLVRRNRQSAETETVLRVADLEMDLLARTVKRAGQNIDVQPREFRLLEYLMRNAGQVVTRTMLLEKVWDYHFDPQTNVIDVHISRLRAKIDKEFDTPLLQTIRGAGYMLRETA from the coding sequence GTGAAAGCGCTGGTAATCGAAGACGATCAGGACGTTGCAAATTATCTTGTCAAAGGGCTGAAGGAATCCGACTTCGTGGTCGACCATGCAGCCGATGGCAAGGAAGGCATGATGATGGCGGCCAGCGAGGATTACGACATCATGATTGTAGATCGCATGCTGCCGGGGATGGACGGTCTGTCCATTATCAAAACCGTGCGTGCGACCGGAAACCAGGTGCCGGTTCTGATTCTCAGCGCCCTGGGTGATGTGGACGACCGCGTGGAAGGTTTGCGTGGCGGCGGCGATGACTACCTCACCAAGCCGTTCTCGTTTACCGAATTGCTGGCCCGTATCGAATCCCTGGTGCGCAGAAATCGGCAGTCGGCGGAAACCGAGACCGTACTGCGGGTCGCCGATCTCGAAATGGATCTGCTCGCGCGCACGGTAAAGCGGGCCGGCCAGAATATTGATGTCCAGCCCCGGGAGTTCCGTCTGCTGGAGTACCTGATGCGCAATGCCGGCCAGGTGGTCACCCGGACCATGTTGCTGGAGAAAGTCTGGGATTATCATTTTGATCCCCAGACCAACGTCATTGACGTGCACATCAGCCGGCTGCGAGCCAAGATCGATAAGGAATTCGATACACCCTTACTGCAGACCATCCGGGGTGCAGGGTACATGTTACGTGAAACTGCTTAG
- a CDS encoding sensor histidine kinase, producing the protein MKLLSQLRTSSFQLALLYMVVFATSVFLLLAFIYWRTAGFMTAQTDETIEAEIAGLAEQYRGRGVNGLITIIRERVARDPNAKSIYLLTTDDFLKLAGNIETWPEGSRSESGWINFTLNESVGWTGVERLARARIFEVQGGLRLLVGRDVDELTNLKRVIETAINWGMGITLALALLGGFLMSRSTTRRIEVINNTSRRIMNGHLSLRIPTRGTDDDFDQLAENLNQMLDRIVYLMEGIRHVSDSIAHDLRTPLTRLRNQLENTLMSVDNDEAREQAGRAVAEADQLLATFNALLRIARLETRGNTADMKPVPLDELVTDACELYEALAEDKDQSFEQGLESGVMIEGDRDLLFQMVSNLIDNAIKYTPEHGVIGVSVRREGADAVFEVRDSGIGIPDAEKDQVFQRFYRVGKSRSLPGNGLGLSLVSAVAEIHQGRIVLSDTHPGEESPGLTVAVKIPAYSEARKRIRAAQAEQPTDSAAGETRTAS; encoded by the coding sequence GTGAAACTGCTTAGCCAGCTCAGGACCTCGTCCTTCCAGCTAGCCCTGCTGTACATGGTGGTGTTTGCCACCTCGGTATTTCTGTTACTGGCCTTTATCTACTGGCGTACGGCGGGCTTCATGACCGCCCAGACCGACGAAACCATTGAAGCGGAAATCGCCGGTCTGGCGGAGCAGTATCGTGGCCGTGGCGTAAATGGCCTCATCACCATCATCCGTGAACGTGTTGCCCGCGACCCCAACGCCAAATCCATCTATCTGCTGACTACCGACGACTTCCTGAAGCTGGCCGGCAATATAGAGACCTGGCCGGAAGGCAGCCGTTCAGAGAGCGGATGGATCAACTTCACCCTGAACGAATCCGTCGGCTGGACCGGGGTTGAGCGCTTGGCCCGTGCGCGGATTTTTGAGGTTCAGGGTGGTTTGCGCCTGCTGGTCGGGCGGGATGTGGACGAACTCACCAACCTCAAGCGGGTGATCGAAACCGCCATCAATTGGGGTATGGGGATCACCCTTGCCCTTGCGCTGCTTGGTGGCTTCCTGATGAGCCGCAGCACGACCCGGCGTATCGAGGTTATCAACAACACTTCTCGTCGGATCATGAACGGCCACCTTTCCCTGCGCATACCAACCCGTGGCACCGACGATGATTTCGACCAGCTGGCGGAAAACCTGAACCAGATGCTGGACCGGATTGTGTATCTGATGGAGGGCATCCGGCACGTTTCAGACAGTATTGCCCACGATTTGCGCACGCCCCTGACCCGACTGCGCAACCAGCTTGAAAATACCCTGATGTCGGTGGATAACGACGAGGCGAGAGAGCAGGCCGGCCGCGCCGTGGCGGAGGCCGATCAGCTGTTGGCCACCTTCAACGCGTTGTTGCGCATCGCCCGGCTGGAAACCCGGGGTAATACCGCCGACATGAAACCTGTGCCGCTGGATGAGTTGGTCACCGATGCCTGTGAGCTCTATGAGGCCTTGGCTGAGGACAAGGACCAGTCGTTCGAGCAGGGCCTGGAAAGCGGAGTGATGATCGAGGGCGACCGCGACCTGCTGTTTCAGATGGTCAGCAACCTGATTGATAACGCTATCAAATATACGCCGGAGCATGGCGTTATAGGCGTATCTGTTCGGCGCGAGGGTGCCGATGCGGTGTTTGAAGTTCGGGATAGTGGAATCGGTATTCCCGATGCCGAGAAAGACCAGGTCTTCCAGCGGTTTTACCGGGTAGGCAAGAGCCGTTCGTTACCGGGGAATGGTTTGGGGCTGAGCCTTGTGAGCGCTGTTGCTGAGATTCACCAAGGCCGGATTGTCCTCAGTGATACGCATCCCGGGGAGGAATCGCCGGGGCTTACCGTGGCCGTGAAGATTCCCGCCTACAGCGAAGCCCGCAAACGCATCCGCGCGGCCCAGGCCGAGCAGCCGACGGATTCAGCAGCCGGGGAAACCCGAACCGCCTCTTGA
- the greB gene encoding transcription elongation factor GreB, with the protein MTQAPGNGGPRPRYITPEGERTLRDELQYLWKVKRPEVTQAVREAAALGDRSENAEYIYGKKQLREIDRRVRFLSKRLEELTVVDRLPDDRDKVFFGAWVTVEDEDGDEQTYRLVGADEFDLNKGYLSINSPLARALIGKRLDDEVSVRTPEGWKSVFVVGIRYEAPSDDK; encoded by the coding sequence ATGACCCAGGCTCCCGGAAATGGCGGACCGCGCCCAAGATACATCACGCCCGAAGGCGAACGGACCCTGCGTGATGAACTGCAGTACCTCTGGAAGGTAAAACGCCCGGAAGTGACTCAGGCCGTGCGTGAAGCCGCCGCCCTTGGTGATCGGTCCGAGAACGCCGAGTATATCTACGGCAAGAAACAGCTACGGGAAATCGACCGTCGGGTGCGCTTCCTGAGCAAACGCCTGGAAGAACTAACCGTTGTAGACCGATTGCCGGATGACCGGGACAAGGTGTTTTTCGGCGCCTGGGTAACGGTGGAAGACGAGGACGGCGACGAACAGACCTATCGTTTGGTTGGCGCGGATGAGTTCGATCTGAACAAAGGCTATCTCAGCATTAACTCCCCCCTGGCCCGGGCCCTGATTGGCAAACGGCTGGATGACGAAGTGAGCGTTCGCACCCCGGAAGGGTGGAAGTCGGTCTTTGTGGTAGGTATTCGCTACGAGGCGCCATCCGACGACAAGTGA
- a CDS encoding site-specific integrase translates to MDITEALEQSQPGLVARVKDAIHKHKLTQRSEQTYLHWITRFVLFNDMKDPDALANEDRRLFLEYLSDRLRVSRARFNQASQALAFFYEDVLGKTPAGDNGCAAA, encoded by the coding sequence ATGGACATCACGGAAGCGCTGGAACAGTCCCAGCCAGGCTTGGTGGCACGGGTCAAGGACGCCATACACAAGCACAAGCTCACTCAACGCTCAGAGCAAACCTACCTGCACTGGATCACCCGGTTCGTGCTGTTTAACGACATGAAAGATCCGGATGCGCTGGCCAATGAAGACCGCCGGCTGTTTCTGGAGTACCTGAGCGATCGTCTGCGGGTATCCCGGGCGCGTTTCAATCAGGCAAGCCAGGCCCTGGCATTTTTCTATGAAGATGTACTTGGTAAGACGCCCGCCGGAGACAACGGCTGCGCCGCAGCCTGA
- a CDS encoding acyl-CoA-binding protein translates to MSDLKTRFEEAVNYIQTAEGDFKPSNEMKLEFYALYKQATEGDVSGKRPGMMDFVGRAKFDAWEKAKGMSSDEAMQKYIDKLEALK, encoded by the coding sequence ATGAGTGACCTGAAAACCCGCTTCGAAGAAGCTGTCAACTACATCCAGACTGCCGAGGGCGACTTCAAACCGTCCAACGAGATGAAACTGGAGTTCTATGCGCTCTATAAGCAGGCCACCGAGGGCGATGTGTCCGGCAAGCGCCCGGGCATGATGGATTTTGTCGGCCGCGCCAAGTTTGATGCCTGGGAAAAGGCCAAGGGCATGTCCAGCGATGAGGCCATGCAGAAGTACATCGACAAGCTTGAAGCCCTGAAATAA
- a CDS encoding ATP-dependent nuclease, translating to MNFPISIKADVNSHNGNFTRDIELQGGLTVLIGPNGGGKTHLLRGLKQPLGSAVNGKKVRFLSAGRMGLLEQYRSDYNGHHGSNPDYESANFGSKHDTTRRHQTETLNGDFQTLSERADILIKVQERLRKLFKRDLIIEWDAGILKVVFARLDTTAKPYSSGREASGLLHLVGILAALYDDEVGALLIDEPEVSLHPQLQSFLLNEMITAAGHPSEGGYKKIVIMATHSTEMLRITKPSDLASLIFCHDLDKPPVQLNPNNEQLKNRKLQALIARLGQEHKLSLFCRRPLLVEGPSDVMIASFISNKLELHLEAAGSQLLPVIGKGQMPVVAKFMRLIGKNPVVLADADAFTDDMELVQCFLANSPAADASASKLGAPSAIKLASSTYSDFCSLVGPNWGDISKLAEMHPYYVNAEEPVDEKVKRRSAFCTLMGLAGSDLNGLNNADKWSSMQDRLEVVLRLLEESGCFILRKGAIESYYQASDIYTSEGKPTAAVDEIEHLDQSSITEIRENLGDVVRCIEHASDGKRIDEAESLSDILLSIAAPATARLSANEKTTTQDINILAKTILGERANIFKCSVDGRKLTIDIESKILNVKGFPVTIDKDDDVVKIIERVLRSNA from the coding sequence TTGAATTTTCCAATAAGCATTAAAGCAGATGTAAATAGCCACAATGGCAACTTTACTAGAGATATAGAGCTTCAAGGAGGACTAACCGTTCTCATTGGCCCAAATGGTGGTGGTAAAACTCACCTTCTGAGAGGTTTAAAACAGCCGCTTGGTTCCGCAGTAAATGGGAAAAAGGTTCGCTTTCTGTCTGCTGGAAGAATGGGGCTACTTGAGCAATATCGCTCAGATTACAATGGTCATCACGGAAGTAACCCGGATTATGAAAGCGCGAATTTTGGGTCAAAACACGACACAACCCGAAGGCATCAAACGGAAACGCTAAATGGTGATTTCCAAACTCTTTCTGAGCGCGCAGATATATTAATTAAGGTGCAAGAGCGATTAAGAAAGCTGTTCAAACGGGATTTGATCATTGAATGGGATGCCGGAATTCTAAAGGTGGTATTTGCAAGATTAGATACCACAGCTAAACCATACTCGTCAGGTCGAGAAGCATCAGGATTACTTCATCTTGTCGGCATTCTGGCAGCCTTGTATGACGATGAAGTAGGAGCCTTATTAATTGATGAGCCTGAAGTGTCGCTCCACCCACAACTGCAGTCATTTTTATTGAATGAAATGATCACTGCAGCTGGACACCCATCTGAAGGTGGGTATAAAAAGATAGTGATTATGGCTACGCATTCGACAGAAATGCTCCGAATCACCAAGCCTAGTGACCTAGCGTCGCTAATATTTTGTCATGATTTAGATAAGCCTCCTGTCCAGCTAAATCCCAACAATGAACAATTGAAAAACAGAAAGCTCCAAGCTTTGATCGCCCGGCTAGGCCAAGAGCATAAGCTTTCACTGTTTTGCCGAAGGCCGCTCTTAGTAGAAGGGCCAAGTGATGTAATGATTGCGTCGTTCATTTCCAACAAACTTGAGCTTCATCTCGAAGCTGCAGGCTCTCAATTGCTACCGGTAATTGGCAAAGGTCAAATGCCAGTTGTAGCAAAGTTCATGAGGCTAATTGGGAAAAATCCAGTAGTTCTCGCAGACGCTGACGCATTTACAGATGACATGGAACTGGTCCAATGCTTTTTAGCCAATTCCCCTGCTGCAGATGCAAGTGCCTCGAAACTTGGAGCGCCCTCAGCTATAAAACTCGCATCTTCAACATATAGCGATTTTTGTTCATTAGTAGGTCCTAATTGGGGGGATATATCTAAACTGGCTGAAATGCATCCTTACTACGTTAACGCCGAAGAGCCAGTTGATGAGAAAGTCAAAAGAAGATCTGCTTTCTGCACACTAATGGGTTTGGCTGGCTCGGATTTAAATGGTTTAAACAACGCCGATAAATGGTCTTCCATGCAAGACCGGCTAGAGGTTGTATTGCGATTACTAGAAGAATCTGGGTGTTTTATTTTAAGGAAGGGGGCGATTGAATCATATTATCAAGCTTCTGATATTTATACGTCAGAAGGAAAGCCCACTGCTGCCGTTGATGAAATTGAGCACTTAGATCAGAGTTCAATTACAGAAATCAGAGAAAACCTAGGTGATGTAGTCCGTTGTATTGAACACGCATCTGACGGAAAACGGATTGATGAGGCGGAATCACTAAGTGATATACTTCTTTCCATTGCAGCACCAGCAACTGCCAGATTAAGCGCAAATGAAAAGACAACTACGCAAGACATCAATATATTAGCTAAAACTATTCTTGGGGAACGCGCCAACATATTTAAATGTTCTGTTGATGGTAGAAAATTAACGATAGATATAGAAAGTAAGATTCTTAATGTTAAAGGCTTTCCTGTGACAATAGATAAAGACGATGACGTAGTTAAAATCATTGAGCGTGTCTTGCGTAGCAATGCATAA
- a CDS encoding DUF4124 domain-containing protein, giving the protein MKAFVVLVSLCLIPLSANAGVYKWVDANGQTHFGDRPPAKAASSEVGLKAAPASVDAGARERHQKMTEFLDQQQEEREARQAANAKAEEKAEKRAELCRKLRARLKFLASVSTFYNINDQGERVYVNEAENAQIREDFRAKVRKTCGNL; this is encoded by the coding sequence GTGAAAGCATTCGTAGTTTTGGTCTCTCTCTGCCTTATCCCCCTCTCCGCAAACGCCGGCGTCTACAAATGGGTAGATGCCAATGGCCAGACCCACTTCGGAGACCGTCCACCGGCTAAAGCGGCATCAAGTGAAGTCGGGTTGAAGGCCGCTCCGGCCAGCGTGGATGCGGGTGCCAGGGAACGGCATCAGAAGATGACCGAGTTTCTGGATCAGCAGCAGGAAGAACGGGAGGCCCGGCAGGCAGCCAATGCCAAGGCTGAAGAGAAGGCAGAGAAGCGAGCCGAGCTGTGCAGAAAGCTTCGGGCGCGTCTCAAGTTCCTGGCCAGCGTTTCGACCTTTTACAACATCAACGATCAGGGCGAGCGGGTTTATGTGAATGAGGCCGAGAACGCCCAGATTCGAGAGGATTTCCGGGCGAAAGTGCGCAAAACCTGCGGCAACTTGTAG
- a CDS encoding YdcH family protein, protein MSLEKHDLIHELPESKEAIHLLKTNSTHFAKLFDEYHEVDHAVHRVETGAENTSDEYLENLKKKRLNLKDQLFAMIREYEASAAS, encoded by the coding sequence ATGTCACTGGAAAAACACGATCTGATTCACGAACTGCCGGAATCCAAAGAAGCTATTCACCTGCTGAAGACCAACAGCACTCACTTCGCGAAGCTGTTTGATGAATATCATGAAGTGGACCACGCTGTTCATCGCGTTGAAACCGGCGCTGAAAACACATCTGACGAATATCTGGAAAACCTCAAGAAGAAACGGCTGAATCTGAAGGACCAGTTGTTTGCCATGATTCGCGAGTATGAGGCTTCGGCGGCAAGCTGA